One Ignavibacterium album JCM 16511 genomic region harbors:
- the rfaD gene encoding ADP-glyceromanno-heptose 6-epimerase: MIIVTGGAGFIGSAIVWRLNNLGNDKIIIVDELGTTDKWKNLVGLKFQEFIHKDDFISAIVEDSIEFPVEAIIHMGANSSTTEKDADHLFSNNYLYTQELAKYCLSKNLRFIYASSAATYGDGSLGFDDDESKLENLRPLNMYGYSKQLFDLWAKRNNVLDKIVGIKYFNVYGPNEYHKGDMRSVVHKAFEQVRDTGKVRLFKSLNPQYKDGEQMRDFVYVKDAVDMTLHFLEHKNENGIYNVGSGKARTWIDLVTALFNAVGKPVNIEFIDLPEHLREKYQYFTEANLSKIKKAGYNKSITSLEDGVTDYVKNYLLKNLYLGY, translated from the coding sequence ATGATAATCGTAACCGGCGGCGCAGGGTTTATAGGAAGCGCTATTGTGTGGAGATTAAATAATCTCGGGAATGATAAGATTATTATTGTTGACGAGCTGGGAACAACTGATAAGTGGAAAAATCTTGTTGGTTTAAAGTTTCAGGAATTCATTCACAAAGATGATTTTATTAGTGCTATAGTTGAGGACTCTATCGAATTTCCTGTCGAAGCAATTATTCATATGGGAGCTAATTCATCCACTACTGAAAAAGATGCAGATCATCTTTTTTCGAACAACTACCTTTATACTCAGGAACTTGCCAAATACTGTCTATCGAAGAATTTAAGATTTATTTATGCTTCTTCTGCAGCTACTTATGGTGATGGTTCTCTTGGATTTGATGATGATGAATCAAAACTTGAAAATCTTCGTCCCTTAAATATGTACGGCTACTCAAAACAATTATTTGATCTTTGGGCAAAAAGAAATAATGTTCTTGATAAAATAGTTGGAATAAAATATTTCAATGTTTACGGACCTAATGAATATCACAAAGGAGATATGCGTTCAGTTGTTCATAAAGCATTTGAACAGGTCAGGGATACAGGAAAAGTTAGATTATTTAAATCTTTAAATCCACAATATAAAGATGGCGAACAGATGCGTGACTTTGTTTATGTTAAAGATGCCGTTGATATGACATTGCATTTTCTTGAACACAAAAATGAAAACGGAATTTATAATGTTGGTTCGGGAAAAGCACGAACCTGGATAGACCTAGTAACTGCTCTGTTTAATGCTGTTGGTAAACCTGTTAATATTGAGTTTATTGATTTGCCGGAACATCTACGGGAAAAGTATCAGTACTTTACCGAAGCTAATCTTTCTAAAATCAAAAAGGCCGGTTATAATAAATCAATTACTTCTTTAGAAGATGGAGTAACTGATTATGTTAAGAATTATTTACTGAAAAATTTATATCTGGGTTACTGA
- a CDS encoding MATE family efflux transporter yields MREDSNKSIQPVNDSNQSVKSSFLNELKDAINGSEADYTEIKLGKAVFLLAVPMILELIMESTFAVVDIFFVGKLGASAVATVGLTETYLFLLYSIGMGLSLAVTAIIARRIGEKEKDKAGLTAVQAILIAVIVSSPFALAGIFFSKDLLDIMGGDVWVIESGFRYTQWMIGGNGVIMLLFIINAIFRGAGDAAIAMRVLWIANGINIILDPLLIFGFGPVPAFGIEGAAIATNIGRGTGVFIQLWLLFKGGKHIRVLKSHLKLQADIISNILRKSLGGIGQMIVAMTSWIFIMRIISDFGSAAVAGATIAIRIMMFTMMPAWGMSNAVATLVGQNLGAKKPDRAEKSVWITGVWNMIFLSIVAAVFFFKSAGLVGIFTNEKDVIAIGSMWLKIVSYSYFVYAWWMVAIQAFNGAGDTLTPTKINLVFFWLIQIPLSYLMSKVLGLNVEGVFWAIFISETSVGLFTLWLFTKGKWKDVVV; encoded by the coding sequence GTGAGAGAAGATTCAAACAAATCCATACAACCCGTTAACGACTCAAATCAATCTGTTAAATCTTCCTTTTTGAATGAATTAAAAGATGCAATAAACGGAAGCGAAGCTGATTATACAGAAATAAAACTTGGTAAGGCAGTTTTTCTTCTTGCCGTTCCGATGATTCTGGAGTTGATAATGGAATCAACTTTTGCAGTAGTAGATATTTTTTTCGTTGGAAAGCTTGGCGCTTCTGCAGTTGCAACAGTTGGATTAACAGAGACTTATTTGTTCCTGCTTTATTCAATTGGAATGGGATTATCATTAGCAGTTACTGCTATCATTGCCAGAAGAATCGGCGAGAAAGAAAAAGACAAAGCAGGATTAACTGCTGTTCAGGCAATTTTAATTGCTGTAATTGTCTCCTCTCCATTTGCTCTGGCCGGAATTTTCTTTTCGAAAGATTTGCTTGATATAATGGGTGGAGATGTCTGGGTTATTGAAAGTGGCTTCCGTTACACACAGTGGATGATTGGTGGTAATGGTGTAATAATGTTACTTTTTATCATTAACGCTATTTTCCGTGGTGCCGGTGATGCAGCAATTGCAATGCGCGTACTTTGGATTGCAAACGGAATTAACATTATTCTCGATCCGCTTTTGATATTTGGCTTTGGACCCGTTCCTGCTTTTGGTATTGAAGGAGCTGCCATTGCTACAAACATTGGGCGAGGCACCGGAGTGTTTATTCAGTTGTGGTTACTTTTTAAGGGTGGGAAACACATTCGTGTTCTTAAATCTCATCTTAAATTACAAGCGGATATCATCTCAAATATTCTTCGTAAATCACTTGGCGGAATCGGTCAGATGATTGTTGCAATGACATCCTGGATTTTTATTATGAGAATAATTTCTGATTTTGGGAGTGCAGCGGTTGCCGGTGCAACTATTGCAATCAGAATAATGATGTTCACAATGATGCCTGCCTGGGGAATGTCAAATGCTGTTGCAACTCTTGTAGGACAAAACCTTGGAGCCAAAAAGCCTGACAGAGCCGAAAAATCTGTTTGGATAACTGGTGTATGGAATATGATTTTCCTTTCTATTGTAGCTGCAGTTTTCTTTTTCAAAAGCGCAGGTCTTGTCGGAATTTTCACAAATGAAAAAGATGTTATTGCAATTGGTTCTATGTGGTTAAAAATAGTTTCATATTCATATTTTGTTTATGCCTGGTGGATGGTTGCAATACAAGCTTTTAATGGCGCCGGGGACACCTTAACTCCTACTAAAATTAATCTTGTTTTCTTCTGGCTAATACAAATTCCTTTATCATACCTGATGTCAAAAGTTTTGGGATTAAATGTAGAAGGTGTTTTCTGGGCAATCTTTATTTCTGAAACTTCAGTTGGACTTTTTACGCTTTGGCTTTTCACAAAAGGAAAATGGAAAGATGTCGTTGTATAA
- a CDS encoding NUDIX hydrolase — MKLATLCYVFDKSTNSTLMIYRNKKQNDYHEGKWNGLGGKFEQGESPEDCAIREIEEESGLKVKSIKMKGFITFPLFDGTDDWYVFLFTTDEFEGELIDSPEGHLEWIPNNKLTEINLWEGDKIFIPWLFEEKFFSAKFNYVDGKFVSYEVNFY; from the coding sequence ATGAAACTTGCAACTCTTTGTTATGTTTTTGACAAAAGCACCAATTCAACATTAATGATTTACCGGAATAAAAAACAAAACGATTACCACGAAGGCAAATGGAACGGTTTGGGTGGTAAATTTGAACAAGGCGAATCGCCAGAAGATTGTGCGATAAGAGAAATTGAAGAAGAAAGCGGACTCAAAGTAAAGTCAATAAAGATGAAAGGGTTTATCACCTTTCCTTTGTTTGATGGAACAGATGATTGGTATGTTTTTCTTTTTACTACTGATGAATTTGAAGGGGAGCTGATTGATTCACCAGAAGGACATCTTGAGTGGATTCCAAATAACAAACTCACAGAAATAAATCTTTGGGAAGGAGATAAAATTTTCATTCCTTGGTTATTTGAGGAAAAGTTCTTCAGTGCAAAGTTTAATTATGTCGATGGAAAGTTTGTTAGCTATGAGGTTAATTTTTACTAA
- a CDS encoding VOC family protein has product MKRQIFVNLPVKDVKRSMNFFSQLGFSFNMQFTDDKAACLVIGENIYAMLLHEKFFKTFTKKELADATKVTEVLIAIDVESREAVDSMIQKAVNAGGTIYSEPSDHGWMYQHSFADLDGHQWEIFYSDISALNNS; this is encoded by the coding sequence ATGAAAAGACAGATATTTGTTAATCTGCCTGTAAAAGATGTTAAACGCTCTATGAATTTTTTCTCTCAGCTTGGCTTTAGTTTTAATATGCAATTTACTGATGATAAAGCCGCCTGTCTTGTGATTGGTGAAAATATTTATGCAATGTTGCTGCACGAAAAGTTTTTTAAAACATTTACAAAAAAAGAATTGGCGGATGCAACAAAAGTTACAGAAGTTCTAATCGCTATAGATGTTGAAAGCAGAGAAGCTGTTGATTCTATGATTCAGAAAGCTGTTAATGCAGGAGGAACAATTTACTCCGAACCTTCTGACCACGGTTGGATGTATCAACACAGCTTCGCAGATTTGGATGGACATCAGTGGGAAATTTTTTATTCTGACATTAGTGCTTTAAATAATAGCTGA
- a CDS encoding DUF4349 domain-containing protein produces the protein MIIQNKFLNITFYIFLFITLFLFAACNSGENQNQVSADFIPSEKRTESFTNQQNPDISVERKIIKEGNIRFETSSVKETEKFIRTKVAELGGYVGNENVYNFEDRVEHTLIARVPEDKFNTLLDKISSAAEKIESKNVSSLDVTEEFIDVEARIKTKKELEARYKEILKKATRVDEILNIEREMGNLRSEIESLEGRMNYLKNRISLSTLTITFYEKISTPFGFFSKIKQALHNGWTALLWFIIIMISLWPFIILALIIAVIILKYRKKKKSTAN, from the coding sequence ATGATTATCCAAAATAAATTTCTGAATATAACTTTTTATATTTTTTTATTTATAACTCTCTTTCTGTTTGCAGCCTGCAATTCGGGTGAAAACCAAAATCAGGTATCTGCTGATTTTATTCCCTCCGAAAAAAGAACTGAAAGCTTTACCAATCAGCAAAATCCCGACATTTCTGTTGAGCGGAAAATTATAAAAGAAGGAAACATTCGGTTTGAAACATCAAGTGTGAAAGAAACGGAAAAATTTATTCGTACCAAAGTTGCAGAGCTGGGTGGTTATGTTGGAAATGAAAATGTTTACAACTTTGAAGACCGGGTTGAACATACTCTTATTGCACGAGTGCCTGAAGATAAATTCAATACACTGCTTGATAAAATTTCATCTGCAGCTGAAAAAATTGAAAGCAAAAATGTTTCCTCGCTCGATGTAACCGAAGAATTTATTGATGTTGAAGCCCGGATAAAAACCAAAAAGGAACTTGAAGCACGGTACAAGGAAATTCTGAAGAAAGCAACTCGTGTTGATGAAATTTTAAATATCGAAAGAGAAATGGGAAATCTTCGTTCAGAGATTGAATCACTTGAAGGACGAATGAATTATCTTAAAAACAGAATTTCTTTAAGCACTCTTACAATTACTTTCTATGAAAAGATTTCAACTCCGTTCGGTTTCTTCTCAAAAATTAAACAAGCATTACACAACGGTTGGACTGCTTTATTATGGTTTATAATCATAATGATTAGTCTCTGGCCATTTATTATTCTTGCTTTGATTATTGCCGTTATTATATTAAAGTACAGAAAGAAAAAGAAAAGCACAGCTAATTAA